From Triticum urartu cultivar G1812 chromosome 2, Tu2.1, whole genome shotgun sequence, a single genomic window includes:
- the LOC125537916 gene encoding BTB/POZ and MATH domain-containing protein 1-like: MGNRSSSSAKPGQSPSETASRCLTESFTGTHDFEIINYSLLVGMGVGKFVSSSTFCVGGYNWNIRLYPDGVMKDYAGKGSVFLHHLCSPDSKGVRTKFTLSVLEKHGQVTRALVDHIFPRAHTSDGFGYTRFFDNSKLKSMPDLYYGSLTIRCVLTIIKESRTELKTNLAVAPPSNLQEHLRHMHVDGDGADVTFSVRGQLFNAHRCLLAAWSPVFKAELFCPMKENSTRCIEIDDIEPQVFEALLHFIYTDCMMDGYEEGKTENLQHLLVAADLYGVERLRVMCEGKLCDSVNLKTVATTLTLAEQHNCGVLKKACIEFVASGKTLEAVKKTDSDVFKHLEASCPHLMQEILFARMPPM, encoded by the coding sequence ATGGGCAACAGATCGTCTTCCTCAGCTAAGCCTGGCCAGTCTCCGTCCGAGACGGCGTCGAGATGCCTCACGGAGAGCTTCACGGGGACCCACGATTTTGAGATTATCAACTACTCGCTGCTCGTTGGCATGGGCGTCGGCAAGTTCGTAAGCTCGAGCACATTCTGCGTCGGTGGCTACAACTGGAATATCAGGCTCTATCCAGACGGAGTCATGAAAGACTACGCCGGCAAAGGGTCAGTGTTTTTGCACCATCTCTGCTCACCGGATTCAAAGGGTGTGAGGACAAAGTTCACATTAAGCGTTCTGGAGAAACACGGCCAAGTAACCAGGGCTCTAGTCGACCACATCTTTCCTCGAGCTCATACTAGTGACGGTTTCGGCTACACCAGATTCTTCGACAATTCAAAGCTGAAATCAATGCCAGACCTCTACTATGGCTCATTGACCATAAGGTGCGTACTCACCATCATAAAAGAATCTCGCACGGAGCTTAAGACGAACCTTGCCGTGGCTCCACCGTCGAATCTGCAAGAGCATCTCCGGCACATGCATGTGGATGGAGATGGTGCAGATGTGACATTCAGTGTTCGCGGCCAATTGTTCAATGCCCACAGATGTTTGTTGGCTGCATGGTCCCCGGTTTTCAAGGCAGAGCTCTTCTGTCCGATGAAAGAAAACTCAACTCGGTGCATCGAGATTGATGACATTGAGCCACAAGTCTTTGAGGCCCTTCTTCACTTTATATACACAGATTGCATGATGGATGGTTATGAAGAAGGCAAAACTGAAAATCTACAGCACCTACTAGTTGCGGCGGATCTATATGGAGTGGAGAGGTTGAGGGTTATGTGTGAAGGTAAATTATGTGATAGCGTCAACTTGAAAACAGTCGCGACAACGCTAACATTAGCGGAGCAACATAACTGCGGGGTTCTCAAAAAAGCATGTATTGAGTTTGTAGCATCAGGGAAGACACTTGAAGCTGTGAAGAAAACAGATTCAGATGTATTCAAACATCTCGAGGCAAGCTGTCCTCATCTCATGCAGGAGATTTTATTCGCAAGGATGCCTCCCATGTGA